A genomic stretch from Strongyloides ratti genome assembly S_ratti_ED321, chromosome : 1 includes:
- a CDS encoding Protein-tyrosine phosphatase, receptor/non-receptor type domain-containing protein produces the protein MIYKYGEGKERKIIMCQALLKETVDDTYDIIFKYQIEVIAILINENEIKKQNKCYPYFSLNLKDNNSKNYSLTN, from the exons atgatttataaatatggtgaaggaaaagaaagaaaaattattatgtgtCAG gcaCTATTAAAAGAAACTGTTGATGATACatatgatataatttttaaatatcagaTTGAAGTAATAGCAATtcttattaatgaaaatgaaataaagaaacaaaataaatgttatccttacttttcattaaatctcaaagataataattctaaaaattattcactTACAAATTAA
- a CDS encoding Protein-tyrosine phosphatase, receptor/non-receptor type domain and Protein-tyrosine/Dual specificity phosphatase domain-containing protein yields MIQCSSGVGRTGTLALIIYMIDMIKLKKSFDPIKCLDYVRQRRYKAVQTSNQFFFALSFLYEHFKKRIVAVNTEIYDKFMKLVQTLLEEEKITIN; encoded by the coding sequence atgattcaGTGTAGTTCAGGTGTAGGAAGAACTGGTACACTTGCATTAATAATCTACATGATCGATatgattaaattaaaaaaatcattcgATCCTATTAAATGCTTAGATTATGTCAGACAACGTCGCTACAAGGCTGTTCAAACTTCAAATCAATTTTTCTTTGCTCTATCTTTTCTTTATGAGCATTTCAAAAAACGGATAGTTGCTGTAAATACtgaaatatatgataaatttatgaaaTTAGTACAAACATTACttgaagaagaaaaaataactataaattaa